The following are encoded in a window of Scophthalmus maximus strain ysfricsl-2021 chromosome 2, ASM2237912v1, whole genome shotgun sequence genomic DNA:
- the ube2g1a gene encoding ubiquitin-conjugating enzyme E2 G1a, giving the protein MTEPQSALLLRRQLAELNKNPVEGFSAGLIEDNDLYRWEVLIIGPPDTLYEGGVFKAHLTFPKDYPLRPPKMKFITDIWHPNVDKNGDVCISILHEPGEDKYGYEKPEERWLPIHTVETIMISVISMLADPNGDSPANVDAAKEWREDRHGAFKRKVARCVRKSQETAFE; this is encoded by the exons ATGACAGAACCCCAGTCGGCGTTGTTACTCAGGAGACAGCTTGCAG AGCTGAACAAAAACCCAGTGGAGGGATTCTCTGCAGGCCTGATTGAGGATAATGATCTCTACAGATGGGAAGTCCTTATCATTGGTCCTCCAGATACACTGTA TGAAGGTGGTGTGTTTAAAGCTCATCTGACATTTCCCAAAGATTACCCTCTCAGGCCACCTAAAATGAAATTTATCACAGATATTTGGCACCCTAATG ttgataAGAATGGAGATGTATGTATTTCTATTTTGCACGAGCCTGGGGAGGACAAGTATGGCTACGAGAAACCAGAGGAGCGCTGGCTGCCTATCCACACAGTGGAAACCATTATGATTAGTGTTATCTCTATGCTGGCAGACCCAAACGGTGACTCACCAGCAAACGTGGATGCTGCA aaagagtggagggaggacagacacGGTGCATTTAAAAGGAAAGTTGCCCGCTGTGTACGAAAAAGCCAAGAGACTGCATTTGAGTGA